The Paralichthys olivaceus isolate ysfri-2021 chromosome 2, ASM2471397v2, whole genome shotgun sequence genomic interval GTCCCCACCACTGCCCTGCTAACGCCACTAAACTGTATGTAGTCGCCTAATTTATCTGAGCACACACATCCCAAAAACAAATTCTCCATGGTTTCCATGTAGGCAGTACGGAGATATACGTCAAAAacagaagggaaaaaaagacaaaattcaCTCTTAACAGTGACACACTGTATACAGCACtattctgtttgtatttgaaatCACAGTATTTATGTGCTTGAGCTGAACGTCTGTGATCTGCTTTTCTTTGCCTTAGTATAAGGACCCTCAGCAGACATAGCCCCCTCACATTATAATGCACACCCCTGTGCAGGGGATCTGAAAGAACGAATGTAGTGGAGCTTGTGTGGTTCTGCTGAGTGAACTGggttttcactgcagcagaggcaCTGAGAGGCCGAAATGAATGTGCGTATAAGGTTTAGTGTTGTATAGATACTGTGCGTCAAAGCCATACAGCTTAACACAGATTAAGTTCTTTTCTATTAGAGAATATGCAGTGATTTCACCATGTCTACATTGAGCTCTGTTCTgctcaatatatatatacaactgTGCTGTAGAAAATCACTCATTTCAGTTTGTCcgacaaggagaaaaagaacacaacaaaaaactTGAACAGGAAgcacagctttgtttttgttgcttctTTGGTGCAGCTCTGACAAAATGACAATGCTACAAAAGCACAAAAGagattttacatatttataatgCACAAGCAAATTTAcctattattttaaaaatgtatccatgtaaagaattaaaataattgCTGTCTTTAACCAGGTCAGACACAATGATGAAGCAATATatagcacaaaataaaatgcacaaactATATTCTTTATGGACGAAAATTATAACAAACACGTAAAACAAAAATCAGCAATGGACCTAAAGATATATgaagttaaatatatatttaattaatattaaactcATATTTTGATAGTATGAACTTCTCAATGCCTTAGACTCCTCACATGTTCATGCTTGTACACgggcaaaaaataaatacatgaatataacacaaatgtgcaaatgttctGTATATTTGTGAAATATTACTGGACGTGCAGCACCAggtttcctctttgataaaggtCTTTGACTCCTGACAAAGTTAAGACAGTCAAAGGAAGCACATATAAGTTCATGTTGCATATAAGAGAgtacttttctttatttttgttcaaaACAATGGTGTTAAAAGCGGACAGTGTTTATATTCCTGTATATTTCCAGTGTATGTAGGTGTAATGAATAACAAAGATTTATCTTTTACAAGTGACCAGTATATAAATATCTGTATATTTTCATCTTATGTAGCCTAAAACTTAATGAGGTTGTATATTTTAAGATTTATCTATTTTGTAGTTTGATGTGAAAACACTGCGGGCGGTTGgaagtgatgtgtttgtgtttgtgtgtgtgtgtgtgtgtggttgcacCTCATGTTCAGTGATGTCCGCTCACCTGTCTCCACTTTAGGTTAACTGGTCTACTTGTTTGTAGCCACACTAGCAGTTAAGCACAAATTGCTCTTAGTTCATGACACAATACCTATGAAATAATCACATTAAACAACAAGGAACATTTCCACAGGAGCTCAGGTTTGTATATTTTCAACTTGCATGCACATGTCCTCATCTAAATTTCTGTGAGAAACTTTATCCTCGACACGTTGCACACCTCACACTGCCCTCAGGCCAAACCTTGTGTTTGGGGTAGTAGTGGTAAATCTGACAATATCAAAACTGTCCCACTCAGAAACATTGTGTGTCACTAGTGTGGCTACAAACTTTAAGTCTTGTTTAGTTTCTCGtgctgttttagtttgtgtgacCCAGGTATTTCCTGTTGAGGGTGTATCATGTAGATCTATCTGTTGTTCAAGTCTGTAAATAATCTTGTATAACCAAATTATTAGGAGGATGGATTTTATTCATGTGGTGTATATCAATGTCTTAAAAAGTAGGCTAACTGTTTTAGCATTAAatgttacatgaagtaataatgaatgtgattgattgatttttttttttttgtcactgcaATAAAAAAGTTTTGTTGTCATCATCGCAGTAAGTCTGAGGTCGGTATAAAAGCAATATCAACAGAATCAATGAAGGAGATGTTAACGCCTGAGTGTCAGTTTAACACAATGATTAGGAATCACCCCTCAAATCCAAAGGGATGTTGTGACTCTTCTTTCTGGAGTGTGTTGTGAAAACTAAGTTTCAATCTTGGTCCAAAAAAAATTCAGTTGAATGAAAAACAGGAGAAGTCAACTTGAAGGCaacagagttttattgtcgacaagaaaacccgagagcattcagtagtgaGCCTGAGCAGCACCAGAGAAGAACTCGGTCTAACAGTGGTGTGGTtccatctatatatatacatataaacccTTAGAGGCCACACCtgtggtctatcattacatcatGGCCTAAGCCCATAGGTTACTTTGGCCAGCTTTTGGGACTTCCCACTTGAAGTTCACTGTTTTGCACagacatgtttctttttcctttaaacAGTTTTGATTATTCTTGACATCATTATCTTCTGTTTAATCAgtttactatttttttaaaagatattgtgattactcttgacaccattatgtttcagttttgtcagattgccttttttaaaaagattattatttcttcacacaagttatacatacacatcATATTGTTTGATAAACACAGAGTATATGGTTCGATTCGTAATCATTGTGTTAAACTTGTTTTAATCATTAGCAAAGTATGTTTCAACACACATTAGATTgaagtgcagattaaaggtatatagtgacattcatacGTGACATAGTATAGTGACCAAGAATTATActacaagtgtgtgtgcgtgtgtgtgtgtgtgagtgtgtgtgtgtgtgagtgtgtagtaGACTTCTTCTTATTACCTGTGGGTGCAGGGCCTAATTAAGCTCCCATCTGAACCATTGTCTGTACAGGAGACACATTTAGAAATGTCCCTTTACAGCTTCACTCTCCTTCCTCAGTCACATTATGATTGTACGATACTGACaattactgtaaaaaaataaatacaaacaaatacaattgtgcacatcatttaaaataataaaaataaagaaatgacatGTTGCTGTTGGATACGTGAATTTTTCTGGTggttatatgtatatatatttgtttccactttctttaacattgtgagatgttaataaaatacaataaaaaagataaatttcatttatttttatatttaaattttccCTTATCAAATACAGAGAACTAGAACATTTGGCCATTTGCCCCAAAGTAGCCGGATAGAGCCAAGTGCCAGGAAGCCACAAGCTGCTCATGTGTTAGCATGAGCTGGACAAGTGCACAGAGATACAGTATATTACAGTGCCAGTAACAGACTGATAAAATCAAAGGGATGAAAAGCACATAGCTGAGCAAAAggaataaatcataaaataaacaatgcatAGTAGTTTCTTACAAGAAACTTGGATGTGAATAAACTTGCACTGGGTGTTTATAAACCTCTGAATCCTTCATCATCTGTCCTGTGTCAAATCACAGATCCTGATGGAACATTTGTCTCCGAGCCAGAAGCCTGGATACAGCTGCTCCGTGAATTCAGCCTCCATCTTGTAAAGAAAGATCATACTGTCCGACACCTCGTAGAAGGACAGAGTCCCCTCCTTGAACTTCAGATAAACCCCGATCCTGTGATGATGGGGGCACCTTGTGAGCTGAACACTGTTGCTGTTGTGACTCACTGAGTAGTGTGCAGATCGATCAAGGCTCCAGGAGTTCGCATTTGCCCCAAAGGCAGACAGCTTTGTCCGGGATTTTCTTTCCATACCTTTGTAGACGAGTGCGATCTCCACCTTGTCGCCTTCCACCTCGATTTCATAGTAGCAGCGCTCGGCCTGCAGTCCCTCTCTGCACAGCACCTGCCGCCGGTGGATAAACCTCTCCGGGTGGCGGAATGGTGGAACCGAGCTCCTTGATATCTGAGTGTTCGGCTTGACCTCTTTGTCTCCCCCAGACACGACCAGGTCCTCGTGAGCCGTGGTGGGGTCCAGGGTGAGCTCACATGCATCTGAGGTCGTGGAAGAGAAAGATGTGAGGTGAAACAGCACAGTTGAGGTGGACTATGGTGGAGCCCAGTGCAGATAAGTGGACTGTATGAGACGAGAAACTCACAGTGGAGAAACTCTGCTCTGGTCGTCGGCTCCTCGGTCTGTTCGGTCAGGGAGCTGTCACCTGCTGAGGAATCTGTGAGACGACATCACAACTGAAAAATCACAATAGTTGTTCTAGTCACATCGTACAGTATatttcttaaaggttcagtgtgtagaattttgtgatatctagtgtttcatgatgcagctgaacaccgctcacctcatcctctctttccaaacatgaaaaagaacctgtggtagcttcagttgtcattaaaactcaaaaggtgtttagtttgttcagtctggactaatgtaaaaaacatggtggcctccgtagagaagactctctcaatgtaaatataaagtatttaaatataaagggccttttctggggtaaagaaaatacaatttgtacaatttagatgaaatgaactagtgaaaacatcatgaggattattctacattaaatatctgccaatagttccctttcacctaaatcttacacactggacctttaagttaggagtaaattgtaaaatatctgAAGTTTTTGATTATTATTCCTTAATGACATATAACATTATGACCTGTGGAATAAATTCTAATAACACATGGTACAAGGTCTTGTGTGACAAATTGTGCTGTTTATAGTGACCTACAGTTGTCTGCTGTGGTTTCAgccatgcacgtgtgtgtgtgtgtgtgtgtgtgtgtgtgtgtgtgtacaaatcaggctttaaatgtgtttcaggACGTTTTATAAGATGGTGGAATTACATTAATCCACAGAAATCATTCTTCTTCATTTCAAATATAAGAATATTTGTAGAAGATTAATACAAACTGTTGGACTGTGAGACACTAGCTTCATGTTCATGCTCCAAgtctgtgtcctctgtctcctcttctgatTCCTGTTGCTCTCCTCTGTCAGCTACAATCAACACAGTCACAAAtagtcaaaaaaaaaaccactgtGATCAGGGACAATATTTCCATATgtcaacaaagacaccaaccaTTCACAGAAATTGAAGAAAATGAATAGTGGCAAAATTCCTCCAGCTGCCTCCCGAGCAATTCCACAGCTCCCTTTGTGAGCTGGAAGGGGAGGAGTCGATCCTCTGAGACCTCGTCTACCGGGTGGAGGTAGTCTTCTTCAAAGAGACGCTGCAGTGACGGCCATTTCTGCGAAGGGAAAACAAGTGAGGAACAGGCACAGGCATGGGGACATCTTCGAAGACACAGGTGTGATCACAGTacctgcaggaaacaaacattgCTGTCCATCCGTGCAAGACGATCCAGCTCGTCATCCCgcttctccatctcctccatctcgGCCTCCAGGGTCTGCACGGAGACGTGAACCTTAGCCTCCACCGCCTCCCCCTGAGCTTCAATCAGATCCCTCACTGAGAGGTAATGTCTCTGCAGGGAGTCAATGACACTGACCAGCACGGCTTCACAGTAGTCTGCCGTTTGTCTCACCTCCTCctgttttatacacacacaggtgagcGGGATCCATGTAACTGTATCTGGGTCCATTCATACAAACAGTATGAAGATCACACGGTCACACGTGCTCCTCACCTGAATCTGTTCCAGGATCTCCTTCAGGTTTCTACATTTCCTCTTCTGATGGTGCAGAATCTCTCTGGACTTTTTCTGGATCTTCATCAGCTCCTTCTGTAATGTGTGTTTAACACGTGGACACAGTTGTTTGAATCCTGTCGGTTCAGCAATGCAACCTTTTAATAAAGCTGTCATGTATGTGATATGTTGTCATAGTTTTGTGTGCTCTGACCATTGCTttgatttggtttgtttgctttttgctCTGATCTACAAAATTTCATTAATGACATTTACTTCACTAAGAACATGAAtataacatttgatttgttcttATGCAGAAGAGCTCAATGCAGCTTGATGCGCATCAAGGAGCTCCGGTGATGAACAGTATCAACGTTAACATGAGCAATTTTCTCACACAGCCCCCCAACTCATCTCCTTACCTCCCCACCTCACATCACCCATTCCACCCATGTCCATAAAAGGCCAGAGTTGCTGTCTCTATCTCAGGTTGTGTTCCTATGCCTTGCCTCTTGACCTCTGCTCTAAGTCAGAGAAGAGTTGGAGCCCCTCTGTTTGGGACCTTTGATTTAGATAGAAAAGTCCCTGAGCGCAGTTACAATTTACCACTAGTTTACCCTTTATCAGTAACCTGGCCTTGGGTATTGCTGGGGGCCGATGAGTATGTTATTATATCCGGTAAACAAATAATAGATGTCTTGTGTGAGGATATCTGACCCTCAACCTTGCTCCCGTGGGGATACGCAGGCCTCAATGAGATGTGCGGAAGACACCATAACTAATCGGAACTAAAGTAGAAGTTCTTTCACAACTCCTAAGATGTTATTCCCAAGTCTGTAcgacaaagacatttaattcaggcttgatattttacactttaaccATAAATTTCACAatgaataactataaataatacaaaacatatttctaaTTTGAATAAACTGACAGCTCACCCTCAGGTCACCCACTCAGTGTGTCTGATGATCATAGCCCCCCAACACCCTCTGACCCCGGGTGCATCACTGACGATGAGTCCAAGTCACAGACTGTTTCCAGAAACTCTAGGGGCAACTTCTCCTGTTGTTTACCTCcatgaagctgcagcacagaaTGAACCGCAGTGATTCAGACTTATACTTCCGCTTTCCTAATGTTGAGGCTGAGGGGCCTTTCTGTCAGGGCTCTGGAGATTCAAAGCTTCTTCCCCTCTTTTAAATCTCTACTAAATCTCTCTTCTCGTGTGTGATACTGTTTGTTAGTGTATGTGTGCTCTTTTGCTGAGTGATCATTAAATTGCTCTGAATAGTTTCTTGTTGTTTGCCTTCAGGTTTGAATTGTTTTACCCGCGAAGCACCTCCCAACtgtgtgttgaaatgtgctgtacGAATAGTTCATTGTGAAGTAAAGAAGGCTCGTGTGTGCAGCGGGTAAagtctcttttctgtctttctcacttTAGAAAAAGAGTTTGTTTGAAATACCTGTTTCCTCCTCCGCTCCTCCCCCACGCAGCCGATCCTGTGTCCTCGGTGCTCCTGCGAAGCGCACACCGCACATATGATCTCCTCGTCGGTGCAGCAGTAAACATCCAGCGGGCTGTCGTGTTTGCGGCACCGAGCACTCCCCTCAGTCCCGGTGTCAGCGCGGCTCCTGCGGGGTGTCTGCGGGGTCCGTCCCGGTCCATCCTGTCGCTGCCTCCCCGGCGCGTCTCTCAGCAGCTCGGACAGAGAGGAGCTCATGACCCGCTGAGGCTGTGAAGGAAACATGCAGCTACACCCAGAACAGCTGCAGGGACAGATGCTGCCCTGCTCCTGACACCAGTGTCTGCACTTGTTCTGCATGCACCAGATGTGTCTGCGGGGGTTTTCTGCAGAGGTGGAATAACAGACTCAAGTTTACTTTCACTTCCTCAATCTGTAGTCAGGAAGTGAGTGTGACTGAAGTTTGTGAAGTGAACAAAGAAAGAGCAGAGGTGGTGGGGTGGTCGCTTCAGGAAAGATCGACTGATTTATCGGTTGCTCGATAAAATCAGCCACATCTATATCGGCTTTTATGTTTTGCACATCGAAAACTTATTACACGATAAACAATGGCAGAAAATATTACTTACTTTCTGTAAGTTTTGTATATTTGATTGCTTTGATTTTTAGTTATAATCTGTATATTTTTCTCTGCAAAACAGTAAATTCTTTTTATCTAACCTCTTTAAGTCAAGGAGAGACAACAAGCAGTTCAGTACATGTCGTACTGTGTATTGTTGGAATATATATgacaaatgtataaataaatatgaagatGGTTCGCTGCTCAGACCctgtaagaaaaataaatgcagcagGAATGGCAGTATACTTTTATTACAGTATTGAAGTCGTAAACCTGACAAAGCGATGATAAATAAGTCT includes:
- the LOC109629086 gene encoding tripartite motif-containing protein 16-like protein isoform X1, with amino-acid sequence MQNKCRHWCQEQGSICPCSCSGCSCMFPSQPQRVMSSSLSELLRDAPGRQRQDGPGRTPQTPRRSRADTGTEGSARCRKHDSPLDVYCCTDEEIICAVCASQEHRGHRIGCVGEERRRKQKELMKIQKKSREILHHQKRKCRNLKEILEQIQEEVRQTADYCEAVLVSVIDSLQRHYLSVRDLIEAQGEAVEAKVHVSVQTLEAEMEEMEKRDDELDRLARMDSNVCFLQKWPSLQRLFEEDYLHPVDEVSEDRLLPFQLTKGAVELLGRQLEEFCHYSFSSISVNADRGEQQESEEETEDTDLEHEHEASVSQSNNSSAGDSSLTEQTEEPTTRAEFLHYACELTLDPTTAHEDLVVSGGDKEVKPNTQISRSSVPPFRHPERFIHRRQVLCREGLQAERCYYEIEVEGDKVEIALVYKGMERKSRTKLSAFGANANSWSLDRSAHYSVSHNSNSVQLTRCPHHHRIGVYLKFKEGTLSFYEVSDSMIFLYKMEAEFTEQLYPGFWLGDKCSIRICDLTQDR
- the LOC109629086 gene encoding tripartite motif-containing protein 16-like protein isoform X2, with product MQNKCRHWCQEQGSICPCSCSGCSCMFPSQPQRVMSSSLSELLRDAPGRQRQDGPGRTPQTPRRSRADTGTEGSARCRKHDSPLDVYCCTDEEIICAVCASQEHRGHRIGCVGEERRRKQKELMKIQKKSREILHHQKRKCRNLKEILEQIQEEVRQTADYCEAVLVSVIDSLQRHYLSVRDLIEAQGEAVEAKVHVSVQTLEAEMEEMEKRDDELDRLARMDSNVCFLQKWPSLQRLFEEDYLHPVDEVSEDRLLPFQLTKGAVELLGRQLEEFCHYSFSSISVNDSSAGDSSLTEQTEEPTTRAEFLHYACELTLDPTTAHEDLVVSGGDKEVKPNTQISRSSVPPFRHPERFIHRRQVLCREGLQAERCYYEIEVEGDKVEIALVYKGMERKSRTKLSAFGANANSWSLDRSAHYSVSHNSNSVQLTRCPHHHRIGVYLKFKEGTLSFYEVSDSMIFLYKMEAEFTEQLYPGFWLGDKCSIRICDLTQDR